A genome region from Arachis duranensis cultivar V14167 chromosome 8, aradu.V14167.gnm2.J7QH, whole genome shotgun sequence includes the following:
- the LOC107462444 gene encoding FRIGIDA-like protein 5 isoform X1, whose product MKDPMLPFCSQGDHSHIFLLEQLMRISPVIKPHVREEAMKFALYLKANMRASTENSLVVLGFLMILSIYGLVSSFDEDEVLKFLQIAARHKEAVELFRILGFVNKIYDFVENLIKNQQYIEAVRFICAFELAEKYQPIHQLQAHVNKAKLNCENNYKENKSIETKVESIDEGISSLKTVLQFIRENNIECKELVDEVEDHIVKLKRHMANIVKANIQSVTRKGVS is encoded by the exons ATGAAAGATCCAATGCTTCCATTTTGTAGCCAGGGAGACCATAGCCACATATTTCTGCTTGAACAGCTAATGAGAATCTCCCCTGTCATTAAACCTCATGTTAGAGAAGAGGCAATGAAGTTTGCACTTTATTTGAAAGCTAACATGAGAGCAAGTACTGAAAATTCTTTAGTAGTTCTTGGTTTCTTGATGATTTTGTCAATTTATGGATTAGTTTCCTCTTTTGATGAGGATGAGGTATTAAAGTTTCTCCAAATTGCTGCTCGGCACAAGGAAGCTGTAGAGCTGTTTCGGATTCTCGGTTTTGTGAATAAAATCTATG ATTTTGTTGAGAATCTCATCAAGAATCAGCAATATATTGAAGCTGTTAGATTCATTTGTGCATTTGAGTTGGCTGAGAAGTATCAACCAATTCATCAGTTGCAAGCACATGTGAACAAGGCAAAGTTGAATTGTGAGAACAATTACAAGGAAAACAAGTCCATTGAAACTAag GTTGAGTCCATAGATGAAGGAATTTCAAGCCTGAAAACTGTTCTGCAGTTCATCAGAGAGAACAACATAGAATGTAAAGAACTGGTTGATGAGGTTGAAGATCACATTGTTAAGCTAAAAAGGCATATGGCAAATATTGTCAAGGCCAACATCCAGAGTGTTACAAGAAAAGGTGTTAGTTGA
- the LOC107462444 gene encoding FRIGIDA-like protein 5 isoform X2, with the protein MKDPMLPFCSQGDHSHIFLLEQLMRISPVIKPHVREEAMKFALYLKANMRASTENSLVVLGFLMILSIYGLVSSFDEDEVLKFLQIAARHKEAVELFRILGFVNKIYDFVENLIKNQQYIEAVRFICAFELAEKYQPIHQLQAHVNKAKLNCENNYKENKSIETKHGSNMLKLNFRLSP; encoded by the exons ATGAAAGATCCAATGCTTCCATTTTGTAGCCAGGGAGACCATAGCCACATATTTCTGCTTGAACAGCTAATGAGAATCTCCCCTGTCATTAAACCTCATGTTAGAGAAGAGGCAATGAAGTTTGCACTTTATTTGAAAGCTAACATGAGAGCAAGTACTGAAAATTCTTTAGTAGTTCTTGGTTTCTTGATGATTTTGTCAATTTATGGATTAGTTTCCTCTTTTGATGAGGATGAGGTATTAAAGTTTCTCCAAATTGCTGCTCGGCACAAGGAAGCTGTAGAGCTGTTTCGGATTCTCGGTTTTGTGAATAAAATCTATG ATTTTGTTGAGAATCTCATCAAGAATCAGCAATATATTGAAGCTGTTAGATTCATTTGTGCATTTGAGTTGGCTGAGAAGTATCAACCAATTCATCAGTTGCAAGCACATGTGAACAAGGCAAAGTTGAATTGTGAGAACAATTACAAGGAAAACAAGTCCATTGAAACTAag cATGGTAGTAACATGCTGAAATTGAACTTCAGGTTGAGTCCATAG